One window of the Vicinamibacteria bacterium genome contains the following:
- a CDS encoding type II toxin-antitoxin system Phd/YefM family antitoxin: MTTKEARVDLGNYVPVSKAKSQLLRLIREVEQRGEPIALTRDGVPAAVLLGMEQFQGLLETLEILADSKTMRSLRRSLLQAEKRQWVSHDDVFGKDSR, translated from the coding sequence ATGACCACCAAGGAGGCGCGGGTGGATCTTGGAAACTACGTACCGGTGAGCAAGGCAAAGAGCCAGCTGCTCCGCCTCATTCGGGAGGTCGAGCAGCGTGGAGAGCCCATCGCTCTCACCCGGGACGGAGTGCCGGCCGCGGTTTTGCTCGGAATGGAACAGTTTCAGGGTCTTCTAGAGACCCTCGAGATTCTCGCGGACTCGAAGACGATGCGTTCGCTCCGGCGGTCCCTCCTGCAGGCGGAGAAGCGACAGTGGGTCTCGCACGACGACGTCTTCGGTAAAGACTCGCGTTGA
- a CDS encoding type II toxin-antitoxin system mRNA interferase toxin, RelE/StbE family, translating to MKPFGVRYTPEAAGRIRRLHPDIKKHIRTAIDGVLESPLGGHALQNELSGLRSYRVGNYRVIYRIHDTERAIEILLVGPRRDIYEELRTSLLRERPRGRS from the coding sequence TTGAAGCCATTCGGCGTTCGATACACTCCGGAGGCTGCCGGCCGCATTCGTAGACTTCACCCGGACATCAAGAAACACATTCGCACTGCTATTGACGGTGTACTCGAATCACCGCTCGGAGGCCACGCCCTTCAGAACGAGCTCTCCGGCCTGCGCTCCTACCGCGTCGGAAATTATCGCGTCATTTATCGTATCCACGATACCGAACGGGCCATCGAGATCCTGCTGGTCGGCCCGCGACGGGATATTTACGAAGAGCTTCGAACGAGTCTGTTGCGGGAGCGCCCGCGCGGCCGTTCATAG
- a CDS encoding protein kinase encodes MSRSAGERFGPYEILTLIGKGGMGEVYRATDTRLGRDVALKVLPAEMASSPERLERFRREAKVLAALDHPGIVTVYSVEESDGVHFLTMQLVEGEPLERMIPHGGLPLERILEIAIALAEALAAAHDKGIVHRDLKPANVMITGDGRVMILDFGLAKIADPAAAGGSEIETGLRTREGIVMGTVPYMSPEQVSGLSVDHRTDLFSLGVILYELVTGERPFQGRSTVELASSILRDPPPPPAELRADLPKPLVRVIERCLEKSAASRFSSARDVSDALRDKSAEAPSSLSRVDEGFWVAVLPIKYKGTNPDVVALAEGLCEEIVTGLSRFSYLRVIARSSTERYSGEAVDVRSVGKEIGARYVMEGSLRQAGTKLRLAVQLVDATSGAHLWAENYERSFHSDAVFELQDDLVPRIVSTVADMNGVLPRSMSEAVRSRKPEELTPYEAVLRAFGYFERVTGEELAAARAGLEVAVRKAPAYADAWALLALLCAQDHGQGFNVLPEPLSSGADAARRAVEAGPSNHLAHFSLAQVLFFQKEKQAFRNAAERAVALNPMDGNSIAFIGELLIYSGDFDRGLALAARAKQLNPHHPGWYWYADFYNAYRQGDDRGALAFARKVNLPSHWAEHLMIAAACGQLGEREAASKALRTVLRMRPDVAATVRQDVEKWWEPAYVERIIDGWRKAGLDVP; translated from the coding sequence ATGTCGCGCAGCGCGGGAGAACGATTCGGCCCCTATGAGATTCTCACGCTCATCGGCAAGGGCGGAATGGGCGAGGTCTACCGGGCCACCGACACCCGGCTCGGCCGCGACGTGGCGCTCAAGGTCCTGCCCGCCGAGATGGCCTCGAGTCCGGAGCGGCTCGAGCGGTTCCGGCGCGAGGCGAAGGTCCTTGCCGCCCTCGACCACCCCGGGATCGTCACCGTGTACTCAGTGGAGGAATCGGACGGCGTTCACTTCTTGACCATGCAGCTCGTCGAGGGCGAGCCCCTCGAGCGGATGATTCCGCACGGCGGGCTTCCCTTAGAGCGGATTCTCGAGATTGCCATCGCCCTCGCCGAGGCTCTCGCCGCTGCTCACGACAAGGGTATCGTCCACCGAGATTTGAAGCCCGCCAACGTCATGATCACGGGGGACGGACGCGTGATGATCCTCGACTTCGGTCTCGCCAAGATCGCCGATCCAGCGGCGGCGGGCGGCTCGGAGATCGAAACTGGCCTGCGCACCCGCGAAGGGATCGTGATGGGGACGGTTCCCTACATGTCGCCGGAGCAGGTCTCGGGCCTGAGCGTGGACCACCGAACCGATCTCTTTTCGCTGGGGGTCATCCTCTACGAGTTGGTGACCGGCGAGCGGCCCTTCCAGGGACGCTCGACCGTCGAGCTCGCGTCTTCGATCCTTCGCGACCCGCCGCCGCCGCCTGCCGAGCTTCGAGCCGACCTACCAAAGCCGTTGGTGCGGGTGATCGAGCGCTGTCTGGAGAAGAGCGCCGCGAGCCGGTTCTCATCAGCGCGGGACGTGAGCGACGCACTGCGCGACAAGAGCGCCGAGGCGCCGTCGAGCCTGTCCCGCGTCGACGAAGGGTTCTGGGTGGCGGTGTTGCCGATCAAGTACAAAGGCACCAACCCTGACGTCGTGGCGTTGGCCGAGGGGTTGTGCGAGGAGATCGTGACCGGTCTCTCCCGTTTTTCCTACCTCCGGGTGATCGCGCGCAGCTCGACCGAGCGGTACTCGGGCGAGGCCGTGGACGTCCGCTCCGTCGGCAAGGAGATCGGCGCGCGCTACGTGATGGAGGGAAGCCTTCGCCAAGCGGGGACGAAGCTGCGTCTCGCGGTCCAGCTCGTGGATGCGACGAGCGGGGCCCATCTCTGGGCCGAGAACTACGAGCGTAGCTTCCACTCCGACGCCGTGTTCGAGCTGCAGGACGACCTCGTTCCGCGAATCGTTTCGACGGTCGCCGACATGAACGGGGTCCTCCCCCGAAGCATGAGCGAAGCCGTGCGCAGCCGCAAACCCGAAGAGTTGACGCCCTATGAAGCGGTGCTGCGCGCGTTCGGCTACTTCGAGCGGGTGACCGGAGAAGAGCTCGCGGCGGCGCGGGCCGGCCTCGAGGTGGCGGTGCGAAAGGCGCCAGCCTATGCCGATGCCTGGGCTCTGCTGGCACTCCTTTGCGCTCAGGATCACGGGCAGGGGTTCAACGTCCTTCCCGAGCCTCTTTCGAGCGGCGCCGACGCGGCGCGCCGCGCCGTGGAAGCCGGGCCATCCAATCACCTGGCCCACTTCAGTCTCGCTCAGGTGCTCTTCTTCCAGAAGGAGAAGCAGGCGTTTCGCAACGCGGCCGAGCGAGCCGTCGCGCTCAATCCGATGGACGGGAACTCCATCGCCTTCATCGGCGAGCTCCTCATCTATTCCGGCGACTTCGACCGCGGTCTCGCGCTCGCGGCGCGCGCCAAGCAGCTCAACCCCCACCATCCCGGCTGGTACTGGTACGCCGACTTCTACAACGCCTATCGCCAGGGCGACGACCGCGGTGCTCTCGCTTTCGCTCGCAAGGTGAACCTGCCTAGCCACTGGGCAGAACACCTGATGATTGCCGCCGCCTGCGGCCAACTCGGCGAGCGCGAGGCCGCTTCGAAGGCACTGCGCACTGTCCTTCGAATGCGTCCCGACGTCGCTGCCACCGTCCGCCAGGACGTCGAGAAGTGGTGGGAACCCGCGTACGTGGAACGCATCATCGACGGCTGGCGCAAGGCGGGGCTGGACGTTCCGTAG
- a CDS encoding nuclear transport factor 2 family protein, translated as MSKASENAEVIRRGYAAFNASDIEALNEIFDVNASWHTPGKSPIAGDNVGRDAVFEQFGKYVGQTGGTFKATLQHVLGGDNGRVIGVHHNSGERNGKRLDVACCIEFEVKGGKIVSGREHFFDLYNWDEFWS; from the coding sequence ATGAGCAAAGCATCGGAAAACGCAGAGGTTATCCGGCGAGGCTACGCGGCCTTCAACGCGAGCGACATCGAGGCGCTCAACGAGATCTTCGACGTGAACGCCTCGTGGCACACGCCCGGGAAAAGCCCGATCGCTGGCGACAACGTGGGCCGCGACGCGGTCTTCGAGCAGTTCGGAAAATACGTCGGCCAGACGGGCGGGACCTTCAAGGCTACGCTGCAGCACGTGCTCGGTGGAGACAATGGCCGAGTGATTGGAGTTCACCACAACAGCGGCGAGCGTAACGGCAAACGCCTCGACGTCGCCTGCTGCATCGAGTTCGAGGTCAAAGGGGGCAAGATCGTGAGCGGACGCGAGCACTTTTTCGACCTCTACAATTGGGACGAGTTCTGGTCGTAA
- a CDS encoding STAS domain-containing protein yields the protein MMLKVQVTDGPHLTRTIALEGRLDFGSVGVLDTELDSLLEKPVKVLVFDLSKLEYISSAGLRSLFRAQKSVKAQSGKVVLLNPTPPVQKVLEIVEDSGVGDIFSIVEELDQNLDPTRKKVSEGE from the coding sequence ATGATGCTGAAGGTTCAGGTAACCGACGGGCCTCACCTTACCAGGACCATCGCGCTCGAGGGCAGGCTCGACTTCGGGAGCGTGGGAGTCCTGGATACGGAGCTCGACTCCCTGCTCGAAAAGCCCGTGAAGGTGCTGGTGTTCGATCTTTCGAAGCTCGAGTACATCTCGAGCGCGGGGCTTCGCTCGCTCTTCCGCGCCCAGAAGTCGGTGAAGGCTCAGTCGGGCAAGGTGGTGCTCCTCAACCCCACCCCGCCGGTCCAGAAAGTTCTCGAGATCGTGGAGGATTCGGGCGTGGGAGACATCTTCTCGATCGTCGAGGAGCTCGATCAGAACCTCGACCCGACGCGGAAGAAAGTGAGCGAGGGCGAGTAG
- a CDS encoding SgcJ/EcaC family oxidoreductase, with amino-acid sequence MQKTIRISLAMALAVFVIAGCAPPAPTEAPDTRAADEATIRANVKEWSAAAQAKDSERFLSFYAEDATLMLEAAPDVSGRAALGEALAGMMQDPNFDLSFEAEDVVVARASDLAYETGSYRLTVSGPDGEPATQTGHYVVVWRKMPDGSWKVAVDAPVSDPPK; translated from the coding sequence ATGCAGAAGACGATTCGAATTTCGCTCGCCATGGCTCTCGCCGTCTTCGTTATCGCCGGTTGCGCGCCTCCGGCCCCGACAGAAGCCCCCGATACCCGGGCGGCGGACGAGGCCACGATCCGAGCGAACGTCAAGGAGTGGTCGGCCGCGGCGCAGGCGAAAGACAGCGAGCGTTTCCTGTCGTTCTACGCCGAAGACGCCACTCTGATGCTGGAGGCGGCGCCCGACGTGAGCGGACGCGCCGCCCTCGGCGAGGCCCTTGCGGGAATGATGCAGGACCCGAACTTCGACCTGTCGTTCGAGGCCGAGGACGTCGTCGTGGCCCGCGCTTCGGATCTCGCCTACGAGACGGGCTCGTATCGCCTCACGGTGAGCGGGCCGGACGGCGAGCCCGCGACGCAGACGGGGCACTACGTGGTGGTCTGGCGAAAGATGCCGGACGGCTCGTGGAAAGTCGCGGTGGACGCCCCGGTATCCGATCCGCCTAAGTAG
- a CDS encoding CocE/NonD family hydrolase, which yields MSIATVVHRALIAAFCLTLPSLVLAQRRDLLTPQQRADRASLEEELQEIAIVERKLMIPMRDGVRLATDIYRPRNASGKVPIVWSRTPYNFNYWDVDNGVPADMTRALTAVKRGYAYVVQNERGHFFSEGNYDILGSPDDGYDMLEWMQRQPWSNGKVGTTGCSSTAEWQMAVAAMGHPAFAAMNVQGFGAGVGRVGPYYEQGNWYRGGAIQMLFIAWIYGQQNQVRPMFPSGTGQENLEAAARMFDLAPHMPPVDWSEALAHLPVQDIIQKVNGPRGIFADPMPVPTGGAMIQRTPNDPAWYEGGLWHDNMPLEVPGLWFMSWYDVSIGPNLAMYNHVRSHASPEIAAQQWAVIAPVAHCAYTRATKNTVVGERGMGDARLDYDEIVYGFFDRFLKGESETRLDTLPKVTYFTMGANEWQTSDTWPPAGAVERTFYLASGGAANSLYGDGALVEAPPKDDTPDTFVYDPLNAVPSYGGNVCCTGNAVEAGSFDQRKMEARNDILVYTTEPFESGLELSGSITPTLYVSSDAKDTDFTVKVLDVYPDGRAYNLDETIQRLRYRDGYDKPLVWMEKGEVYKVVLQPLTTSNYFASGHRLRIEVSSSNFPRFDRNLNTGGNNYDEWSPVVARNAVHHSKEYPSKLTITVVPRPAETPQPDSANR from the coding sequence ATGTCGATTGCCACAGTCGTCCACCGAGCCCTCATCGCGGCTTTCTGTCTCACTCTGCCGTCGCTCGTGCTCGCCCAGCGGCGGGACCTTCTCACGCCACAGCAGAGGGCCGACCGCGCTAGCCTCGAGGAAGAGCTCCAGGAAATCGCGATCGTGGAGCGCAAGCTCATGATCCCAATGCGTGACGGTGTCCGTCTCGCCACCGATATCTATCGTCCACGGAACGCGTCCGGCAAGGTACCGATCGTGTGGTCCCGCACGCCCTACAACTTCAATTACTGGGACGTCGACAACGGAGTGCCCGCGGACATGACCCGCGCCCTCACCGCGGTGAAGCGCGGCTACGCCTACGTCGTTCAAAACGAGCGTGGTCATTTCTTCTCGGAGGGTAACTACGACATCCTCGGCTCACCCGACGACGGCTACGACATGCTCGAGTGGATGCAGCGACAACCGTGGTCGAACGGAAAAGTCGGGACGACGGGCTGCTCGTCGACCGCGGAGTGGCAAATGGCAGTCGCTGCGATGGGGCACCCCGCGTTCGCCGCGATGAACGTCCAGGGCTTCGGCGCGGGCGTCGGCCGGGTCGGCCCCTACTACGAGCAAGGTAACTGGTACCGTGGCGGTGCGATCCAAATGCTCTTCATCGCATGGATCTACGGGCAGCAAAACCAGGTGCGTCCGATGTTCCCGAGCGGCACCGGCCAGGAGAACCTCGAAGCGGCGGCGCGCATGTTCGACCTCGCACCCCACATGCCGCCCGTGGACTGGAGCGAAGCGCTAGCCCACCTCCCGGTGCAGGACATCATCCAGAAAGTGAACGGGCCTCGCGGGATCTTCGCAGACCCGATGCCGGTGCCGACGGGAGGCGCGATGATTCAGCGGACCCCGAACGATCCCGCCTGGTACGAGGGTGGGTTGTGGCACGACAACATGCCCCTCGAAGTGCCGGGATTGTGGTTCATGTCGTGGTACGACGTGTCGATCGGACCGAACTTGGCGATGTACAACCACGTTCGAAGTCATGCCTCACCAGAGATCGCTGCCCAGCAGTGGGCGGTCATTGCGCCCGTCGCTCATTGTGCCTACACGCGAGCGACCAAGAACACCGTCGTCGGTGAGCGCGGTATGGGTGACGCTCGGCTGGATTACGACGAGATCGTCTACGGTTTTTTCGATCGGTTTCTGAAAGGGGAGTCTGAGACCCGTCTCGACACGCTGCCCAAAGTCACCTACTTCACCATGGGCGCGAACGAGTGGCAGACGTCCGATACCTGGCCTCCGGCGGGGGCAGTGGAGCGCACGTTCTACCTGGCGAGCGGCGGCGCGGCGAACTCACTCTACGGCGACGGTGCGCTGGTGGAGGCTCCTCCGAAGGACGACACTCCGGACACCTTCGTCTACGATCCGCTGAACGCGGTTCCCTCCTACGGAGGAAACGTCTGTTGCACCGGAAACGCCGTCGAAGCCGGCTCGTTCGATCAGCGAAAAATGGAAGCGCGAAACGACATCCTCGTCTACACGACCGAGCCGTTCGAGAGCGGCCTCGAGCTCAGCGGGTCGATCACGCCGACGCTCTACGTCTCTTCCGACGCCAAAGATACCGATTTCACCGTCAAGGTGCTCGACGTCTACCCGGACGGACGGGCGTACAACCTCGACGAGACCATCCAGCGTCTCCGCTACCGCGACGGCTACGACAAACCTCTGGTTTGGATGGAGAAGGGTGAAGTCTACAAAGTCGTGCTGCAGCCGCTCACGACGAGCAACTACTTCGCGTCCGGCCACCGCCTCCGCATCGAGGTGTCGAGTAGCAACTTCCCGCGGTTCGACCGAAACCTCAACACCGGCGGCAACAACTACGACGAGTGGAGCCCGGTGGTGGCAAGAAACGCCGTCCACCATTCGAAGGAGTACCCATCGAAGCTCACCATCACGGTGGTACCGAGACCGGCGGAAACACCACAGCCTGACTCGGCCAACCGCTGA
- a CDS encoding nucleotidyl transferase AbiEii/AbiGii toxin family protein, translating to MTFDEALQILAAFEREKVDYVLIGSMAMAAQGVIRATRDVDFFVSPESENVERLKRALKSVFDDDANVDEITAADLGGDYPAIEYTPPHGRFSLDILSRLGEAWRFEDLESEVLVVDDVSIRVATPAQIYRMKKDTVRPQDRLDAATLRERFDLSDED from the coding sequence GTGACCTTCGATGAGGCGTTGCAAATCCTGGCGGCTTTCGAGCGCGAAAAAGTCGACTACGTGCTCATCGGTTCGATGGCAATGGCCGCTCAAGGCGTGATCCGAGCAACCCGCGACGTCGACTTCTTCGTCTCTCCGGAATCGGAAAATGTCGAACGGTTGAAGCGGGCGCTCAAGAGCGTCTTCGACGATGACGCGAACGTCGACGAGATCACCGCCGCCGACCTCGGAGGTGACTACCCAGCCATCGAGTACACACCGCCGCACGGGCGTTTCTCCCTCGACATTTTGTCGCGCTTAGGCGAGGCGTGGCGCTTCGAGGACCTCGAGTCAGAGGTGCTGGTCGTCGATGACGTCTCCATTCGAGTGGCCACTCCTGCTCAAATCTATCGCATGAAGAAAGATACCGTGCGGCCTCAGGACCGGCTCGACGCAGCGACCTTACGCGAGCGATTCGATCTGAGTGACGAGGACTAG
- a CDS encoding DUF2892 domain-containing protein, with the protein MTIERYLRFIAGTLVVLSLALGYAVHPGFYLFTAFVGVNLAQSAFTNWCPMMTLLRKLGVPAQAGS; encoded by the coding sequence ATGACCATCGAACGCTATCTTCGATTCATCGCGGGAACGCTCGTCGTTCTCTCGCTCGCCCTCGGCTACGCCGTCCATCCCGGGTTCTATCTGTTCACCGCCTTCGTGGGCGTCAACCTCGCCCAGTCGGCGTTCACGAACTGGTGCCCGATGATGACCCTGCTCCGGAAGCTCGGAGTCCCGGCGCAGGCCGGAAGCTGA